TATTTGTACCAGGCCGTAATTCAGACTCAATACCAACGGGTAACGATTGGAATTACGGCAGCTGCTACATTGGGGTAAAACTAAAATGGTATTTACACACTAATCAAGATGACCGATTTATAAATATAGGAGAACAGAACGGACGTTATCAACCTTTAATCTCCTTAAAAACCGCAGGAAATCTACTATCTAGGCTCACAGAAAATATAACAAATCCTTTTCATTCGAAAAGTTTTAAACGAATATATGCGGAACGGAATATTATACCTGAGACCGACTCCAATACATTTGATGTTGATGGTCATGGAAATAATGCAACGAGAATAATTCAAGGATTTATCAATCTCCAGGAACAACCGCATGAATTTGTCCAAGTCCATCTGCTTAACGATCTAAATCAAATACTTCAACCAGATGCCAAATTTATCAACATAACCTCTCAACGATGGGGTAATGGCTCGTGGGAAGTTTTCCTTGACCAAGAGAACGGAAGAGTTCCACTATCCCAACAGGGAAGCGGTCTAAAAACGATTATACTAGTCCTTGTGTACATTCACCTTGTCCCCGAAGTCGAAAAAAAAGATCTATCTGATTACGTTTTCGGTTTCGAAGAGCTGGAAAATAACCTCCACCCTGCTTTATTAAGGCGGCTACTCAGCTATCTCTCAAAAAAAGCAACAGAACAAGGTTGCACTATTTTCCTGACGACACATTCGAATATCGAAATCGATATGTTTAGTAAACACCAAGACGCTCAAATTCTTCACGTTACGCGTGATGGTAAACAGGCAAAGTGTAAATCTGTAAAAACGTATGTGGAAAATAAGGGCATACTCGACGATTTAGACATTCGAGCCAGCGATATACTACAGTCCAATGGCGTTATTTGGGTAGAAGGCCCTTCTGACCGAATCTACCTTAACAGATGGATAGAACAATGGTCAGACGGCCAACTGTCGGAAGGAACGCACTATCAATGTGTATTTTACGGCGGTCGATTATTATCCCACCTGTCTAGCGATGAACCAGAATTAGCTAAAGACAGTGTGTCGATATTAAACGTGAACTCAAATGCCATTGTCATTATAGACAGTGACAAAAGAACCGAAGCTGACGATATAAATGATACTAAGAGCCGCATTGTTGAAGAAGTCACTAAAAACAACGGTACAGCATGGGTTACGATTGGTAAAGAAATCGAAAACTATATTCCCGCCAAAGCCGTTGAAAAGCTGCTTGGATTAGATCAGACACCCCAGCAGGTTGAACTGTACGAGAATTTCTTCGACTACTTAGATAGCATGGAAGAGGGTAAAGGTAAGCATTACGAAAAGAAAAAACCCTTACTAGCAGAGCGAGTGATTCCCCATTTATCAAAAGATAACATCGCCGAGACATTCGATTTATCATCGCGACTAGACGCAATATGTGCCGCCATACGTACCTGGAATAGTATGGATTAAGTGACCATCTACTTCTAAACTATCTTTCCAATTCAGGACCGCTATCTCTTTCCTGGCCACGGTTTTTTGTGCGCACCGTTTCGACG
Above is a window of Gammaproteobacteria bacterium DNA encoding:
- a CDS encoding ATP-binding protein, with the protein product MIIGRNNSGKSTLLDLIERITNNKLDFPQTFWNNHKSPEIIAEGPLKEAELKNVFVPGRNSDSIPTGNDWNYGSCYIGVKLKWYLHTNQDDRFINIGEQNGRYQPLISLKTAGNLLSRLTENITNPFHSKSFKRIYAERNIIPETDSNTFDVDGHGNNATRIIQGFINLQEQPHEFVQVHLLNDLNQILQPDAKFINITSQRWGNGSWEVFLDQENGRVPLSQQGSGLKTIILVLVYIHLVPEVEKKDLSDYVFGFEELENNLHPALLRRLLSYLSKKATEQGCTIFLTTHSNIEIDMFSKHQDAQILHVTRDGKQAKCKSVKTYVENKGILDDLDIRASDILQSNGVIWVEGPSDRIYLNRWIEQWSDGQLSEGTHYQCVFYGGRLLSHLSSDEPELAKDSVSILNVNSNAIVIIDSDKRTEADDINDTKSRIVEEVTKNNGTAWVTIGKEIENYIPAKAVEKLLGLDQTPQQVELYENFFDYLDSMEEGKGKHYEKKKPLLAERVIPHLSKDNIAETFDLSSRLDAICAAIRTWNSMD